The proteins below come from a single Methanothrix thermoacetophila PT genomic window:
- the arcS gene encoding archaeosine synthase subunit alpha gives MRFFEVLRRDGPARLGRLMLDRNITTPCIISPEDYVSAGSIFRHRNLEEAREAKVSLTESLPAGRRLVVLPYPYDLVNIDIDIDAPRALVVDPGSPLPLKDADVYVLRAAGAISGARDLVNTLIEIRESIPPDAALYTPALATPSNLSLLVYLGVDIVDSVRVEMDGYYSRYHTRDGLFQRDELSELPCRCEHCSSGDTPAHNILKLEEELVWVRECIRSGTLREYVERQVRCVPWMTAALRLLDTQERYMERRTPTHRGSVMYANTSESLRRVEVRRFVSRVLTRYRPPESDVLLLLPCSARKPYSESRSHRLFRSAMGGMRRFVHELILTSPLAIVPRELEDVYPAAHYDTPVTGVWDLEERAWVINSLKSYLKKNRYTRIVAHLEGELCDALRDGGIDAIYTGGGTGPEELERLREALEFACASARPIGNFRLQEFRAKADFYFGAGAGDILTQGARVKGNRLFDSAGRTLASINSGRIALTLDGARRLLPLGVYIVRIGDFIPRGTVLAPGVVDADEQIRPGDEVIVVSDYFLGTGRARMSGWEMVASRRGVAVELREGAEV, from the coding sequence ATGCGGTTCTTTGAGGTCCTCAGAAGGGACGGGCCGGCGCGACTTGGTAGGCTAATGCTCGACAGGAACATCACAACGCCCTGCATAATATCACCAGAGGACTATGTGAGCGCGGGAAGCATCTTCAGGCACAGGAACCTGGAGGAGGCGAGGGAGGCCAAGGTCTCCCTGACGGAGTCCCTCCCGGCAGGGAGGAGGCTGGTCGTTCTTCCTTATCCGTATGATTTGGTTAACATCGATATTGATATCGACGCGCCCAGGGCTCTTGTTGTGGACCCTGGTTCTCCCCTGCCACTGAAGGACGCGGACGTTTATGTTCTCAGGGCAGCGGGGGCCATTTCAGGCGCAAGGGATCTCGTCAATACGCTGATTGAGATAAGGGAGTCGATACCTCCGGACGCAGCTCTCTACACCCCCGCGCTCGCAACTCCATCAAATCTCTCGCTGCTCGTCTACCTCGGCGTGGACATCGTTGACTCTGTCAGGGTGGAGATGGACGGTTATTACAGCAGGTATCACACAAGGGACGGTCTCTTCCAGAGAGATGAGCTTTCGGAGCTCCCCTGCAGGTGCGAGCACTGCTCCTCCGGAGACACACCGGCGCACAACATCCTGAAGCTAGAGGAAGAGCTGGTGTGGGTCAGAGAGTGCATAAGGTCCGGCACTCTGAGAGAGTATGTGGAGCGGCAGGTCAGATGTGTGCCCTGGATGACAGCAGCGCTCAGGCTTTTAGATACACAGGAGCGGTACATGGAGCGCAGGACGCCGACGCACAGGGGAAGCGTGATGTACGCGAACACATCGGAGTCGCTGCGCAGGGTGGAGGTCAGGCGGTTCGTGAGCAGGGTGCTCACCAGGTACAGACCGCCTGAGAGCGATGTTCTCCTGCTCTTACCATGCTCTGCCCGGAAGCCGTACTCGGAGTCGAGGAGCCACAGGCTCTTCCGCTCTGCCATGGGAGGAATGCGAAGATTCGTTCACGAGCTCATACTTACCTCGCCGCTTGCGATAGTGCCGAGGGAGCTGGAGGATGTATACCCTGCGGCACACTACGACACACCCGTGACAGGTGTGTGGGATCTGGAGGAGAGGGCGTGGGTCATCAACTCCCTCAAGTCGTACCTGAAGAAGAACAGGTACACACGCATCGTTGCGCATCTTGAAGGAGAGCTGTGCGATGCGCTTCGTGATGGCGGGATAGATGCGATATACACAGGCGGGGGAACAGGGCCGGAGGAGCTTGAGAGGCTCAGGGAGGCGCTGGAGTTTGCATGCGCCAGTGCCAGGCCGATCGGAAACTTCAGGCTACAGGAGTTCAGGGCGAAGGCCGATTTTTACTTCGGAGCCGGCGCTGGAGATATCCTCACTCAAGGCGCAAGAGTGAAAGGAAACAGGCTGTTTGATTCTGCAGGAAGAACACTCGCCTCAATCAACAGCGGCAGGATCGCGCTCACGCTGGATGGCGCTCGGAGGCTGCTGCCGCTCGGAGTTTACATCGTCCGCATAGGCGATTTCATTCCAAGAGGAACCGTTCTGGCGCCAGGGGTGGTCGACGCGGACGAGCAGATCCGGCCTGGGGATGAGGTGATCGTTGTTAGTGATTATTTCCTCGGTACGGGAAGGGCGAGGATGAGCGGATGGGAGATGGTCGCATCAAGGCGCGGCGTTGCCGTGGAGCTGCGGGAGGGGGCTGAGGTTTGA
- a CDS encoding HD domain-containing protein: protein MVEIRDPVHGYVKIDGLCLSLLDTPQFQRLRWIRQLGLASLVYPGASHSRFEHSLGSYHLAVILSDRLGLSDDDAMRIRAAALLHDIGHGPLSHVTEPMLSKYLRRRHESILDLLRSEDIRTRLEHYGITPEEIQKLIKGRTELGKIVSGEIDVDRMDYLIRDAHYTGVAYGVFDHLRLIERMHLSSGRLMIDSGGVHAAESLLLSRLLMQPTVYQHHVCRISECMVAGALRYMIDDLGFDPSSILRMDDFELFGAMGSAGGYASEIAERIKTRRLFKRALYVGAESLEFIPKPGSERMLAEEISSDSGVDQRYVLVDSPPAPEVPEGSFPVMINTEVMQLREVSPVARILEDAHRATWRLGVYTLPEHRERVARAAERCLGVRKPPRQHTLDSL, encoded by the coding sequence ATGGTGGAGATCAGGGATCCTGTTCATGGATATGTGAAGATAGATGGTCTGTGTCTATCGCTGCTGGACACCCCGCAGTTTCAGAGGCTCCGCTGGATCAGGCAGCTCGGCCTTGCGTCTCTGGTGTATCCAGGGGCATCCCACTCCAGGTTCGAGCACAGCCTGGGCTCATATCATCTTGCAGTCATCCTAAGCGACCGGCTCGGGCTCAGCGATGATGATGCGATGAGGATAAGAGCCGCTGCGCTTCTTCATGACATAGGCCACGGTCCTTTATCACATGTGACAGAGCCTATGCTGTCCAAATACCTCCGCCGCAGGCACGAGAGCATCCTGGATCTTCTCAGATCAGAGGATATCCGCACGCGTTTGGAGCATTACGGAATAACACCTGAGGAGATTCAGAAGTTGATAAAGGGCAGAACAGAGCTCGGAAAGATAGTCTCGGGCGAGATAGATGTGGACAGGATGGATTATCTGATAAGAGATGCGCACTACACAGGCGTTGCGTATGGTGTGTTCGATCACCTCAGGCTGATCGAGAGGATGCATCTCTCTTCAGGTAGACTCATGATCGACTCTGGCGGAGTTCATGCTGCAGAGTCCCTTCTGCTCTCAAGACTTCTCATGCAGCCCACAGTCTATCAGCATCACGTCTGCAGAATCTCTGAGTGCATGGTTGCAGGTGCACTGAGATACATGATCGATGATCTCGGATTCGATCCATCATCGATCCTGAGAATGGACGACTTTGAGCTCTTCGGAGCCATGGGATCCGCGGGAGGATACGCCTCTGAGATCGCAGAACGGATCAAGACCAGGAGGCTTTTCAAGAGGGCGCTGTATGTTGGCGCTGAATCGCTGGAGTTCATTCCAAAGCCTGGAAGTGAAAGGATGCTCGCTGAGGAGATATCGTCAGATTCCGGCGTCGATCAGAGATATGTCCTTGTGGACAGCCCGCCGGCCCCTGAGGTCCCGGAGGGGAGCTTCCCCGTGATGATCAACACTGAGGTCATGCAGCTGCGCGAGGTCTCTCCTGTGGCAAGAATACTTGAGGACGCGCACAGGGCGACATGGCGGCTCGGCGTTTACACGCTGCCGGAGCACAGAGAAAGGGTTGCAAGGGCAGCGGAGCGCTGTCTTGGGGTGAGAAAGCCCCCCAGACAGCACACACTGGACTCGCTGTGA
- a CDS encoding FmdE family protein, which yields MEDDLKRAIEFHGHMCPGLAIGYRVAKYVMNHYRRSEDEELVAVVENNSCSVDAIQEMLGCTFGKGNLIFVDNGKQVFTFYHRGDGNAIRIYFRDDILQEIFRDGRGEEARSKATEAILSAPDEVILSVRNVNIPEPPRARIYPSIKCQECGESFMEIRGKVVNGKIVCEECFSRLA from the coding sequence ATGGAAGATGATTTAAAAAGAGCAATCGAGTTTCACGGCCATATGTGCCCGGGTTTGGCGATCGGCTACAGGGTGGCGAAATACGTGATGAACCACTACCGCAGATCCGAGGACGAGGAGCTTGTTGCGGTGGTCGAGAACAACTCGTGCAGTGTCGATGCGATACAAGAGATGCTCGGATGCACCTTCGGCAAGGGCAACCTGATATTCGTCGACAATGGCAAGCAGGTCTTCACATTCTATCATAGAGGAGATGGAAACGCGATCAGGATCTACTTCAGAGACGATATCCTGCAGGAGATATTCAGAGATGGCAGAGGAGAGGAGGCCAGATCGAAGGCCACAGAGGCGATACTGAGTGCCCCTGATGAGGTGATTCTTTCCGTAAGAAATGTGAATATTCCAGAGCCGCCGAGGGCGAGGATATACCCGTCGATAAAATGCCAGGAGTGCGGCGAGAGCTTCATGGAGATCAGGGGCAAGGTTGTGAACGGTAAGATCGTCTGCGAGGAGTGCTTCTCCAGGCTGGCATGA
- a CDS encoding ATP-grasp domain-containing protein, producing the protein MRILVIGQSVRNIAISAFRAGHSVAAADCYCDLDLVEVVEVHRLRIEDLFNADKINAIVESVDPDAVVLGPGVETVRINGYSVMNNSPDRILRVSDKLWLSRWLEEREYPHATTWESDPPCDRKMILKPRIGAGGYGCRIFEGGAVPPGHIVQEFVEGVPASASVICDGSDARTIAVNEQLSGMRWLNADGFRYCGNITPLDADADVRERIAHIAEEIVAGLGLVGSNGVDFILARNKPVVIEVNPRFQGSLDTVELSTGISVFQAHLDAFDGRLPAARRARYFAGRAILYSSERIRIDSDLRRLVLGIMDVPAPGSVIEMGDPVLSIISAGSGRRGVVESLRAKRSALGQILRL; encoded by the coding sequence ATGCGCATCCTGGTGATCGGTCAGAGCGTTCGGAACATCGCGATCTCCGCGTTCAGGGCAGGCCACTCTGTGGCCGCTGCAGACTGCTACTGCGATCTCGATCTCGTTGAGGTGGTGGAGGTCCACAGGCTCCGCATTGAGGATCTCTTCAATGCTGACAAGATAAATGCGATCGTCGAGAGCGTCGACCCTGATGCAGTGGTCTTAGGGCCGGGTGTTGAGACAGTACGCATAAACGGCTACAGCGTGATGAACAACAGCCCTGACCGAATTCTCAGGGTCTCGGACAAGCTTTGGCTATCCAGATGGCTGGAGGAGAGGGAGTATCCACACGCCACCACCTGGGAGAGTGATCCGCCGTGCGATCGGAAGATGATACTGAAGCCTAGGATCGGCGCTGGCGGTTATGGATGCCGGATCTTTGAAGGCGGAGCAGTCCCCCCTGGACACATCGTCCAGGAGTTCGTTGAGGGGGTTCCTGCAAGCGCGTCTGTGATATGCGACGGCTCGGATGCCAGAACTATCGCGGTCAACGAACAGCTCTCTGGAATGCGATGGCTGAACGCGGATGGATTCAGGTACTGCGGGAACATAACGCCGCTCGATGCAGATGCTGATGTGAGAGAGCGCATCGCACACATCGCAGAGGAGATCGTCGCAGGGCTCGGGCTCGTCGGCTCGAACGGCGTCGACTTCATTCTTGCACGAAATAAACCCGTGGTCATCGAGGTGAACCCGCGCTTCCAGGGCAGCCTTGACACTGTGGAGCTCTCGACGGGGATATCTGTCTTCCAGGCACACCTCGACGCCTTCGATGGGCGTTTACCTGCGGCGAGGAGGGCGAGGTACTTCGCAGGCAGGGCGATCCTTTACTCCAGCGAGCGCATCCGAATAGATTCAGACCTCAGGAGGCTTGTCTTGGGCATCATGGACGTCCCGGCCCCCGGATCGGTGATCGAGATGGGAGATCCTGTGCTATCAATCATCTCAGCCGGCTCAGGGAGGAGGGGTGTTGTGGAGTCACTGAGGGCGAAAAGGAGCGCACTCGGCCAGATCCTTCGGCTTTAA
- a CDS encoding tRNA (cytidine(56)-2'-O)-methyltransferase produces the protein MRITVLRLGHRPERDKRITTHVGLVARAFGADEILIEGRDESVVESLRDVVNRWGGSFSVTDGIAWRDELRRFRDSGGKIVHLTMYGRRIDEVIGEIRSCERIMVVVGAEKVPPDVYDIADWNVAVGNQPHSEVAALAVFLDRLFMGEELEKDFGGRLKVIPAARGKVVLDRGL, from the coding sequence ATGCGAATCACCGTCCTCCGTCTGGGCCACCGCCCCGAGAGGGACAAGAGGATCACGACACACGTGGGGCTGGTGGCGAGGGCGTTCGGCGCCGATGAGATCCTCATAGAGGGAAGAGATGAGAGCGTTGTTGAGAGCCTCAGAGACGTTGTGAACCGGTGGGGAGGATCATTCAGTGTCACAGATGGCATCGCCTGGAGGGACGAGTTGAGAAGGTTCAGGGATTCCGGCGGGAAGATAGTGCACCTGACGATGTACGGCAGAAGGATCGATGAGGTGATCGGAGAGATAAGATCCTGTGAAAGAATAATGGTCGTGGTCGGCGCTGAGAAGGTTCCGCCTGATGTTTACGACATCGCGGACTGGAATGTGGCGGTGGGAAACCAGCCGCACTCCGAGGTCGCAGCTCTCGCGGTATTCCTGGATCGTCTCTTCATGGGAGAGGAGCTGGAGAAAGACTTTGGAGGTAGGCTGAAGGTAATACCGGCTGCCAGGGGGAAGGTTGTTCTAGACAGAGGGTTGTGA
- a CDS encoding ABC transporter permease yields the protein MNIRRVCVVALRVVRQLKRDRRTIGLITFAPIVLMMLFGYALSGEMSGIQLGIVDLGGHPALRSHLEGMKDFTILYLGSESDAERLVSEGRLNGAVVISPAEIQLLLDATSPQIANAVRSAVLAGARSEVPQINAPIVERYVYGYDMEMTDTIGPAILGLVVFFFTFINAAVAFVRERSQGTLEKFMVSPLSSMEIVSGYILGFSLFTLLQSTTTLLVVIFVFGVPLKGSPMLLLSIVILLGAGALALGTFFSNFARSEFQVVQFIPMVVIPQIILSGVWWPIQSIPDFVRPVSYILPLTYATNALRAVMLKGSTLGDVIYPDITALVVFFALSFAAAILVMHREVA from the coding sequence ATGAATATAAGGCGTGTTTGCGTGGTCGCGCTCCGAGTGGTGCGCCAGCTCAAGAGGGACAGGCGAACTATAGGCCTGATCACCTTCGCGCCCATAGTTCTGATGATGCTATTCGGCTACGCCCTCTCAGGAGAGATGAGTGGGATCCAGCTTGGGATAGTGGATCTGGGAGGGCATCCTGCGCTCAGATCGCATCTGGAGGGCATGAAGGATTTCACAATACTTTATCTGGGATCGGAGTCTGATGCTGAGAGGCTCGTCTCTGAAGGAAGACTCAACGGCGCAGTGGTGATATCTCCCGCTGAGATACAACTGCTACTGGATGCCACCAGCCCACAGATAGCTAACGCAGTAAGAAGCGCTGTTCTTGCAGGGGCCAGGAGTGAGGTTCCACAAATTAACGCACCAATCGTCGAGAGATACGTGTACGGATATGATATGGAGATGACTGACACGATCGGGCCGGCCATACTCGGCCTGGTGGTGTTCTTCTTCACATTCATCAATGCAGCCGTGGCGTTCGTAAGAGAGCGATCCCAGGGGACGCTGGAGAAGTTCATGGTATCTCCGCTGAGCAGCATGGAGATCGTCTCCGGATACATCCTGGGATTCTCGCTATTCACGCTCCTTCAATCAACAACCACGCTGCTTGTGGTGATCTTCGTCTTCGGCGTCCCACTGAAGGGCAGCCCGATGCTGCTGCTCTCGATCGTCATACTTCTGGGCGCGGGGGCGCTGGCGCTTGGAACGTTCTTCTCGAACTTCGCCAGGAGTGAGTTCCAGGTGGTCCAGTTCATTCCGATGGTCGTGATACCCCAGATCATACTTTCGGGCGTTTGGTGGCCGATTCAGTCGATACCGGATTTCGTCAGGCCGGTATCGTATATCCTGCCATTGACATACGCCACCAATGCGCTGAGGGCGGTCATGCTGAAGGGCAGCACTCTGGGAGATGTTATATATCCTGACATCACGGCACTTGTAGTTTTCTTCGCTCTGTCATTTGCAGCTGCCATCCTTGTTATGCACAGAGAGGTGGCATGA
- a CDS encoding ABC transporter ATP-binding protein, with protein MFRGLRALDGLTVRIPRGATYCLLGPNGSGKTTFIRAIVGLIRLDGGDLHVLGEHVSSVRSLYPRIGYMTQHRALYPDLTVQENMEFFAGLYGIDGQRRKRRIAELLEMVELSDHRDRLAGALSGGMYQRLSLACTLIHEPELLLLDEPTVGVDPALRQSFWMYFDQLASEGKTVIISTHLMDEAEKCRIVGYMRSGRMAAEGSPDEIMQLAGLKPHLELLLEDPERDASLLRSEGYEVEVSGGVVRIRIDKHAQIKEILEIISPLDMRLREPSLEEAFLTLSGVA; from the coding sequence ATGTTTCGAGGTCTGAGAGCCCTTGATGGCCTGACAGTCAGAATACCGCGTGGTGCGACGTACTGCCTGCTCGGCCCGAATGGCTCCGGCAAGACCACGTTCATACGCGCAATTGTGGGACTTATTCGCCTCGATGGCGGTGATCTGCATGTCCTTGGGGAGCATGTCTCTAGCGTCAGGTCTCTTTATCCCAGAATCGGCTACATGACGCAGCACCGCGCGCTCTACCCGGATCTGACGGTGCAGGAGAACATGGAGTTCTTCGCCGGCCTCTACGGCATTGACGGGCAGAGGAGAAAGAGAAGGATCGCAGAGCTTCTTGAGATGGTAGAGCTCTCCGATCATAGGGATCGACTGGCAGGGGCGCTGAGCGGCGGGATGTACCAGCGTCTCTCTCTCGCATGTACGCTCATACACGAGCCAGAGTTATTGTTGCTCGATGAGCCGACCGTCGGGGTGGATCCGGCGCTCCGTCAGAGCTTCTGGATGTACTTCGATCAGCTTGCATCTGAGGGAAAGACTGTGATCATCTCCACCCATCTGATGGACGAAGCGGAGAAATGCAGGATTGTGGGCTACATGCGCTCAGGGAGAATGGCCGCGGAGGGCAGCCCTGATGAGATCATGCAGCTTGCTGGTCTGAAGCCGCATCTTGAGCTCCTGCTCGAAGATCCGGAGCGCGATGCATCCCTCCTGAGATCTGAGGGATACGAGGTGGAGGTATCAGGAGGGGTGGTGAGGATCAGGATCGACAAACATGCGCAGATAAAGGAGATCCTTGAGATCATCTCGCCCCTTGATATGAGGCTCAGGGAGCCGAGCCTGGAGGAGGCGTTTCTCACTCTCTCTGGAGTGGCATGA
- a CDS encoding COG1361 S-layer family protein, producing MPSLGLSLPSRWIFRRQAATASDHPGLLFPVCIICVLLTCSSISIALEIGAPVPPEMFGDDYYKVYGTPDLTVSLERSSVYQGEITSIFLTLTNRGRVTAIKVNSEPAPDRRDEILAAQRELELERQRTTAQDVSVELVVENKSAIDVKRAVAFPGNLREGQTSAPLEFPIEVYKNTHPGMYRMYALINCTYQRDVAVKSDEDHPDTPDVYYWYERISQVVPLELRVERKSDVEFEVLGVNPERLPAGSSDNVVRISVKNVGTDTARDLVARLKPESGIYVSVDESPVPRLEPGESAEFVYKLDVSKDAVPGKVYLLRVTFEFSDTYRDNLSDSENVYIMIDQQRPTSLWAGALLIAAIASIIFIIRKRRGGA from the coding sequence ATGCCATCCCTCGGTCTGTCACTCCCCTCTCGCTGGATCTTCAGGCGCCAGGCAGCAACTGCATCGGACCATCCCGGATTGCTGTTTCCGGTCTGCATCATCTGTGTTCTGCTCACATGCTCTTCAATCTCCATCGCCCTTGAGATAGGCGCTCCGGTGCCCCCGGAGATGTTCGGGGATGACTACTACAAAGTCTACGGCACGCCCGATCTCACAGTCTCACTGGAACGATCCTCAGTGTATCAAGGAGAGATAACATCCATTTTTCTGACCCTGACCAACCGCGGAAGGGTCACCGCCATAAAGGTCAACAGCGAGCCTGCGCCGGACAGGAGGGATGAGATACTGGCAGCGCAGCGGGAGCTTGAGCTTGAGAGACAGAGGACCACCGCCCAGGATGTCTCTGTGGAGCTGGTCGTTGAGAACAAGAGCGCAATAGATGTCAAACGCGCTGTTGCATTCCCCGGAAACCTTCGCGAGGGTCAGACCTCAGCGCCGCTTGAGTTCCCGATTGAGGTTTACAAAAACACACATCCAGGGATGTACAGGATGTATGCGCTGATCAACTGCACGTATCAAAGAGATGTCGCTGTTAAGAGCGACGAGGATCATCCAGATACGCCGGATGTCTATTACTGGTACGAGAGAATCAGCCAGGTGGTGCCGCTGGAGCTCAGGGTTGAGCGAAAGAGCGATGTGGAGTTCGAAGTTCTGGGAGTGAATCCGGAGAGGCTTCCTGCCGGCTCCAGCGATAACGTGGTGAGGATTTCCGTAAAGAACGTGGGCACAGATACAGCCAGGGATCTGGTCGCCAGGCTGAAACCCGAGAGCGGGATCTACGTGAGCGTGGATGAGTCGCCAGTGCCCCGCCTGGAGCCAGGTGAGAGCGCAGAGTTCGTCTACAAGCTGGACGTCTCGAAGGATGCTGTTCCGGGAAAAGTGTATCTGCTCAGGGTAACCTTCGAGTTCTCCGACACGTACAGGGACAACCTGAGCGACTCTGAGAATGTCTACATCATGATCGATCAGCAGAGACCTACCTCGCTCTGGGCTGGTGCGCTTCTGATCGCTGCCATTGCATCGATCATTTTCATCATCAGAAAGAGGAGGGGTGGCGCATAG
- a CDS encoding ATP-dependent DNA helicase: MYLDYIPYPSLRPHQDEMLDAVYDVVSTGGHGVLMIDAPTGSGKTSCISAALAAAPGKIVVAVRTVSQIGVYLDEINRIWSNTRHRPTVSYLIGKQKACLLASEIWGESIYYACMRLREGSKNYMASRLERGHNDIYDPSRDEIPDEPPGERTVCPHYLRSKEAFEINGKVYFRSSSAAVDAAERMSRRIVPVDALEKICGGVCPYEVMSLHAKSSDVIILNYHHLFSPDFQDAIIQWLGLEADRMTVIVDEAHNLGDSVREMNTRVLTPRILELAEREINRFEKALGQAKLGEEHHDWRREGLSTARLLIPRIRRFIAAKEARSKDGEMLLDGELFRQYVYDGIDDIDLALSYLSDVAVAIAEMKLAESDHETLYGDIQPSLATMVMFLREVEEAEHDSSYQRKIVTASSGERRWTRLEVTKIDPAPVIRRVVDNVNATLMLSGTLSPIDAYELYCLGEQGRARKISLPNPFPQSNRLIIAAERATTQLSARENPDNRNLISGYISALIEEVPGNVAVFFTSYPMMASYRDACARFARGAGKKVFTEPRSAEDVPQILEEFFRAGRSAGAVLLGVSGGKLAEGIDYKGEALNGVAVVGLPLSVFDEIQKEVISYYTHKYGKKRGTLIAYTLPAINRGLQAAGRVIRAESERGVILLCDSRFASMGLGGVRMYLPEWVQREMVLADPERCRLLIRDKLREWGEFSARSENI; the protein is encoded by the coding sequence GTGTATCTCGACTACATCCCCTATCCATCGCTGCGCCCACACCAGGATGAGATGCTCGACGCCGTCTACGATGTCGTCTCCACAGGCGGCCATGGGGTTCTGATGATAGATGCGCCCACAGGCTCAGGAAAGACGAGCTGCATATCAGCGGCACTTGCAGCCGCGCCAGGAAAGATCGTGGTTGCGGTCAGAACCGTGAGCCAGATAGGAGTGTATCTGGATGAGATAAACAGGATCTGGTCTAACACCAGGCACAGGCCCACAGTCTCATACCTCATAGGAAAGCAGAAGGCATGCCTGCTCGCATCTGAGATCTGGGGGGAGAGCATCTACTACGCGTGCATGAGGCTGAGAGAAGGCTCGAAGAACTACATGGCCTCCAGGCTGGAGAGAGGGCATAACGATATCTACGATCCGTCCAGGGACGAGATACCGGATGAGCCTCCCGGAGAGAGGACCGTCTGTCCCCATTACCTGAGGAGCAAAGAGGCCTTCGAGATCAACGGGAAGGTCTACTTCAGGTCCTCATCAGCAGCTGTGGATGCTGCAGAGAGGATGAGCAGGAGGATAGTGCCTGTCGATGCCCTTGAGAAGATCTGCGGAGGTGTCTGCCCGTATGAGGTTATGTCGCTGCACGCGAAGAGCAGTGATGTCATCATTTTGAATTACCATCACCTCTTCAGCCCGGATTTTCAGGACGCTATAATCCAGTGGCTCGGCCTTGAGGCAGACCGCATGACAGTGATCGTTGACGAGGCCCACAACCTTGGCGACTCTGTCAGGGAGATGAACACCAGGGTGCTCACGCCCAGGATCTTGGAGCTTGCGGAGCGGGAGATAAACAGGTTCGAGAAGGCGCTGGGCCAGGCGAAACTCGGTGAGGAGCATCACGACTGGCGCAGGGAGGGGCTCAGTACAGCCAGGCTGCTAATACCAAGAATCAGGAGATTCATAGCCGCGAAGGAGGCCAGATCGAAGGACGGGGAGATGCTTCTCGACGGCGAGCTCTTCAGGCAGTATGTGTACGATGGGATCGACGATATAGACCTCGCTCTCTCATATCTGAGCGATGTGGCTGTTGCGATCGCGGAGATGAAGCTTGCAGAGAGCGATCATGAAACCCTCTACGGGGACATACAGCCCAGCCTCGCCACGATGGTCATGTTCCTGAGAGAGGTTGAGGAGGCCGAGCACGATTCATCGTACCAGAGAAAGATCGTGACAGCATCATCAGGGGAGAGGAGATGGACTCGCCTGGAGGTGACGAAGATCGATCCCGCTCCCGTGATAAGAAGAGTCGTCGATAACGTCAATGCAACCCTGATGCTCAGCGGCACCCTCTCGCCTATTGATGCATACGAGCTGTACTGCCTCGGCGAGCAGGGCAGAGCCAGAAAGATTTCCCTCCCAAACCCATTCCCTCAGAGCAACCGTTTGATCATAGCAGCGGAGAGAGCGACGACACAGCTCAGCGCGAGGGAGAACCCGGATAACAGGAACCTGATATCCGGCTACATAAGCGCCCTGATAGAGGAGGTGCCGGGGAATGTAGCGGTATTCTTCACATCATACCCCATGATGGCATCGTACAGGGATGCGTGTGCCAGATTCGCGCGCGGCGCTGGCAAAAAAGTCTTCACAGAGCCGCGATCTGCAGAGGATGTCCCTCAGATCCTTGAGGAGTTCTTCAGGGCTGGCAGGAGCGCGGGAGCTGTGCTGCTCGGGGTCTCAGGAGGAAAGCTCGCTGAGGGCATAGACTACAAGGGCGAGGCCCTCAATGGGGTGGCTGTTGTCGGTCTTCCACTTTCGGTCTTCGATGAGATCCAGAAGGAGGTCATCTCTTATTACACTCATAAGTACGGCAAGAAACGGGGTACGCTGATAGCGTATACCCTCCCTGCGATCAACCGCGGGCTCCAGGCAGCCGGGAGGGTCATAAGGGCGGAGAGCGAGAGGGGAGTCATACTCCTCTGCGACAGCAGGTTTGCGTCCATGGGTCTGGGAGGCGTCAGGATGTATCTCCCAGAGTGGGTTCAGAGGGAGATGGTGCTGGCAGATCCTGAGAGGTGCAGGCTTCTGATAAGAGATAAGCTGAGGGAATGGGGGGAGTTTTCTGCGAGATCTGAGAACATCTGA